In a single window of the Microbacterium sp. SL75 genome:
- the kdpC gene encoding potassium-transporting ATPase subunit KdpC, producing the protein MRTTLRTTAVAVRAMVVFTLLLGVAYMLLITAVGQVALPFQANGSLIKTADGTVTGSQLIGQSFQDADGNALPQYFQSRPSAASYDSSASTGSNLGPENPDLIAPIEEGRAAFGELNGPGSIPADAVTASGSGLDPDISVENAERQVARVAEARGIPSSEVAALVSEHTLPRDLGYLGDPRVNVVELNRALDAR; encoded by the coding sequence CACCGCCGTCGCCGTCCGCGCGATGGTCGTCTTCACCCTCCTGCTCGGCGTCGCCTACATGCTGCTGATCACCGCGGTCGGACAGGTCGCCCTGCCGTTCCAAGCGAACGGATCGCTCATCAAGACCGCCGACGGCACCGTCACCGGCTCGCAGCTGATCGGGCAGTCGTTCCAGGATGCCGACGGCAACGCTCTCCCCCAGTACTTCCAGTCGCGACCGTCTGCCGCGAGCTACGACTCCTCGGCCTCGACCGGCTCGAACCTGGGCCCCGAGAACCCGGACCTGATCGCCCCGATCGAAGAGGGCCGTGCGGCGTTCGGCGAGCTGAACGGCCCGGGCTCGATCCCCGCCGACGCGGTGACCGCCTCGGGCTCGGGCCTCGACCCCGACATCTCGGTCGAGAACGCCGAACGCCAGGTCGCACGGGTCGCCGAAGCCCGCGGCATCCCGTCGTCCGAGGTCGCAGCCCTCGTGTCGGAGCACACGCTTCCCCGCGATCTCGGATACCTCGGCGACCCGCGCGTGAACGTCGTGGAGCTCAATCGCGCGCTCGACGCCCGCTGA